The Streptomyces sp. NBC_01463 DNA window CGATGTCGAGTGCGCCGAGCGCGATCACCGGCGCGAGCGCCCCGCGCAGGGCGTGCCGTCCGACGATCGTGCGCTCACTGACCCCGTACGCCCTGAAGGTGCGGACATGGTCCTCGGCCAGCGTCTCCAGCATCGAGGCCCGGGTCATCCGGGCGTACGGGGCGGCGGAGACGAGCGCGAGCGAGATCCAGGGCAGCAGCAGGTTCCAGGCCCACTGTTCCGGGTTCTCGGTCAGGGGGACGTAGTCCGGGAACGGCAGGATCTGGAGCGCCGTGACGCAGATGATGATCAGCAGCAGGCCGATCACGAAGACGGGCGTCGCCATGCCGGCCAGGGTGATCCAGGTGAGGACGCGCTCGGTGGCGCGGCCGCGCCGCCACACCGAGAGGAGTCCGGTGCCGACGCCCAGCAGCATCCACAGCACGAAAGCGCCGACGGCGAGCGAGGCGGTGGCGGGCAGCTTGGCGACGATCAGCTGGGTGACCTGCTGGCCGCTCTGGTACGAGAGTCCCAGGCACGGGGCCTGGCAGTGCACCACTCCGGTACCGGTGGAGTAGTCGCGTCCGGCGACCAGGGCCTGGAGGAAGTGCGCGTACTGCAC harbors:
- a CDS encoding ABC transporter permease, whose translation is MSLFLLRRLGGAFFVLLALSVVVYAAFYVAPGDVAQIACGPRCSPAQVAQVSEQLHLGDPVYVQYAHFLQALVAGRDYSTGTGVVHCQAPCLGLSYQSGQQVTQLIVAKLPATASLAVGAFVLWMLLGVGTGLLSVWRRGRATERVLTWITLAGMATPVFVIGLLLIIICVTALQILPFPDYVPLTENPEQWAWNLLLPWISLALVSAAPYARMTRASMLETLAEDHVRTFRAYGVSERTIVGRHALRGALAPVIALGALDIGSMFGGAVLTESLFGIPGVGRELVEAVKQVDLPVVVGLVLVTGFFVVLANAVADVLQAMADRRVVLS